A genomic segment from Dendropsophus ebraccatus isolate aDenEbr1 chromosome 7, aDenEbr1.pat, whole genome shotgun sequence encodes:
- the COMMD8 gene encoding COMM domain-containing protein 8 encodes MEMDGAQEGGLGLIVKLPVAQCPQFLHKVIDGVCGRAKPRFQDYGSIWNLREWMEVLDSTTAFIKCAVGKDEGSEEISCELSRLNPEYQDVIIKCLKGRKPEIKDALVEKVCAMSSSYLQDFDWQLKLAMSSDKLSTLQMPLVNLDLDIVENGAIAPVSIEMNKEELQNLISSLEAANKVVLQLK; translated from the exons ATGGAGATGGACGGGGCTCAGGAGGGCGGACTGGGGCTGATTGTGAAGCTGCCGGTAGCTCAGTGCCCGCAG TTCCTTCACAAAGTTATCGATGGAGTTTGTGGCCGGGCAAAGCCTCGCTTTCAGGATTATGGCAGCATCTGGAACCTGAGGGAATGGATGGAAGTCTTAGACAGCACCACTGCTTTTATTAAGTGTGCTGTGGGTAAGGATGAAGGCTCAGAAGAG ATTTCTTGTGAACTAAGTAGACTAAATCCAGAATATCAAGACGTAATCATCAAGTGCTTAAAAGGTAGAAAACCTGAAATCAAAGATGCCTTAGTGGAGAAGGTGTGCGCCAtgtcttcttcatacttacaagACTTTGACTGGCAGCTAAAG CTCGCTATGTCCAGCGATAAGCTTTCTACGTTGCAAATGCCACTTGTGAATCTCGACCTGGATATTGTAGAAAATGGAGCAATTGCACCAGTGTCCATTGAGATGAATAAAGAAGAGCTGCAGAATCTTATCAGTTCTCTAGAGGCAGCTAACAAG